Proteins encoded by one window of Companilactobacillus ginsenosidimutans:
- a CDS encoding peptidoglycan recognition family protein yields MFNPNIINKTYALGDYQGDTRLASNRFIILHESGNNNDKRDPQALLHEVQFMHNNYGNAYVQFFVGYMDSKAQVYQIGEPGYVSWGALTANPYAPVQIEFARTGDKQQFREAYRLYVEVTRYYANAYGIPLTLDSGGNGIKTHQWVTNNFGGDHVDPYPYFASMGITKSQLAYDLANGFDDEPEPEKKATINNVVTVTADYFKAFTTTSSKGVPHIGTDILSGTAWQSADILVRDKKAYFKIGNDTYIPQSVTDKAGKIVINYLDGYGVNAYNSKGQSIKDSNQVFKGGTSWATGEELFKVPNVGWCYQVSTDEYIPVKFQQGSGFKG; encoded by the coding sequence ATGTTTAATCCTAATATCATTAATAAGACATACGCACTAGGCGATTACCAAGGTGATACACGGCTAGCTTCTAACCGTTTTATTATCCTCCACGAATCAGGTAATAATAACGACAAGCGAGATCCACAAGCGTTACTACATGAAGTACAGTTTATGCACAACAATTATGGCAATGCTTACGTCCAGTTTTTCGTAGGTTATATGGATAGCAAGGCTCAAGTTTACCAAATTGGTGAACCAGGCTATGTATCGTGGGGAGCGTTAACAGCCAACCCGTATGCACCCGTACAAATTGAGTTTGCAAGAACAGGAGACAAGCAACAATTTAGAGAAGCCTATCGGTTGTATGTGGAAGTAACTCGCTACTACGCTAATGCTTACGGTATCCCACTCACTCTGGATAGTGGTGGCAATGGAATCAAGACACATCAATGGGTAACTAATAATTTTGGCGGCGACCACGTTGACCCTTATCCTTACTTTGCAAGCATGGGTATCACTAAATCACAGTTAGCATATGACCTTGCAAACGGATTTGATGACGAGCCCGAACCAGAGAAGAAAGCCACTATTAATAATGTGGTGACTGTGACAGCTGACTACTTCAAAGCATTTACCACAACAAGTAGCAAAGGCGTTCCTCATATTGGGACTGATATCCTTAGTGGCACGGCATGGCAATCAGCTGATATTCTAGTACGTGATAAAAAAGCATACTTTAAAATCGGCAATGATACTTACATTCCACAGTCTGTCACTGACAAGGCGGGCAAGATTGTTATTAACTATTTAGACGGTTACGGAGTTAATGCATACAATTCTAAAGGTCAAAGCATAAAAGACAGCAACCAAGTATTTAAAGGTGGCACTTCATGGGCAACCGGTGAAGAACTATTTAAGGTACCTAACGTTGGCTGGTGCTACCAAGTATCCACAGATGAATATATCCCAGTTAAATTTCAGCAAGGTTCTGGATTCAAGGGATAA
- a CDS encoding restriction endonuclease subunit S — MKDKQAKYPQLRFKGFTDPWVQRSFKTLYKKVIEKNDLSFESDRIISVANMYYKPNDSKSDEKYMETYNIFRLGDIAFEGHKSKNFAYGRFVENTIGDGIVSHVFDVFRPISEYDLNYWKYFIHYEDIMGQKLRMSTTKATMMNNLVSKDFLKQSVLVPNLDEQQKIGTFFKQLDHLITLHQRKLAKLKELKQGYLQKLFPKNGSKFPRLRFAGFADAWEQRKLGDITKISTGKLDANAMVENGKYDFYTSGIKKYRIDVAAFEGPSITIAGNGATVGYMHLADNKFNAYQRTYVLQEFLVDRSFIFSEIGNKLPKKIKQEARTGNIPYIVMDMLTELKLSIPQNNSEQQKIGSFFKQLDDTIDLHQRKLEKLQELKKGYLQKMFV; from the coding sequence ATGAAGGATAAGCAAGCTAAATATCCGCAATTAAGATTTAAAGGCTTCACTGATCCTTGGGTACAGCGTTCGTTTAAGACTTTGTATAAGAAGGTCATTGAAAAAAATGATTTATCTTTTGAATCAGACCGAATAATTTCGGTAGCAAATATGTATTATAAACCTAATGATTCGAAGTCAGATGAAAAATATATGGAGACGTATAACATTTTCCGTCTAGGTGATATTGCTTTTGAAGGCCATAAAAGCAAGAACTTTGCTTATGGACGCTTCGTTGAAAATACCATAGGTGACGGAATTGTTTCTCATGTTTTTGATGTTTTTAGGCCTATATCGGAGTATGACTTGAACTATTGGAAATATTTTATTCATTATGAAGATATTATGGGACAAAAATTGAGAATGTCTACTACAAAAGCGACTATGATGAATAATTTGGTCTCTAAGGATTTTTTGAAGCAATCAGTTTTAGTTCCTAACTTAGATGAACAACAAAAAATCGGCACCTTCTTCAAACAACTTGACCACCTCATCACCCTTCATCAGCGTAAGTTAGCTAAGCTTAAGGAACTTAAACAGGGCTATTTGCAGAAACTGTTCCCTAAAAATGGTAGCAAGTTCCCACGATTAAGATTTGCAGGGTTTGCTGACGCTTGGGAACAGCGTAAGTTAGGAGATATTACTAAAATAAGCACCGGGAAATTAGATGCAAATGCAATGGTTGAAAATGGCAAGTATGATTTTTATACTTCTGGAATTAAAAAATATAGGATCGATGTAGCAGCGTTTGAAGGACCGTCCATTACAATTGCAGGTAATGGAGCAACAGTTGGATACATGCATTTAGCGGATAATAAGTTCAATGCCTATCAACGAACTTATGTGCTCCAAGAGTTTCTAGTAGATAGAAGTTTTATATTTTCAGAAATTGGAAATAAGCTGCCTAAAAAAATAAAACAGGAAGCTCGTACAGGAAATATTCCGTACATTGTTATGGACATGTTGACTGAACTGAAACTATCGATTCCTCAGAATAATTCAGAGCAACAAAAAATAGGTTCATTCTTTAAACAGCTAGATGACACTATCGATCTTCATCAGCGTAAGCTTGAAAAACTCCAAGAACTTAAAAAAGGGTATCTACAAAAGATGTTTGTTTAG